From Streptomyces sp. NBC_01460, a single genomic window includes:
- a CDS encoding cupin domain-containing protein, with the protein MCAALPLRTRLTVVIVCHRKHLACTPSQNRVTTVPIDITHLAEAARFQPPGHHGVGPVHLFGGEQYDGAVTAALSHYVPGGRADMSPVALETLYIVLTGALTLVEADGTTHVLHALDGARLTSGTLRAVENHTNLAASMLVIRPNPASPSFSAPEARS; encoded by the coding sequence GTGTGCGCCGCACTGCCGCTGCGTACACGGCTGACTGTCGTCATCGTCTGCCATCGCAAGCACCTGGCCTGCACGCCCAGCCAGAATCGAGTGACCACCGTGCCGATAGACATCACCCATCTCGCTGAGGCCGCACGCTTCCAGCCCCCAGGCCACCACGGCGTCGGCCCCGTCCATCTCTTCGGGGGCGAGCAGTACGACGGCGCCGTGACGGCAGCCCTGTCGCACTACGTTCCCGGTGGGCGGGCGGACATGTCGCCCGTCGCGCTGGAGACGCTCTATATCGTGCTGACCGGCGCCCTGACCCTCGTCGAAGCCGACGGAACCACTCACGTCCTGCATGCTCTCGACGGGGCTCGTCTCACCAGCGGAACGCTCCGCGCCGTCGAGAACCATACGAATCTCGCCGCAAGCATGCTCGTGATCCGACCGAACCCGGCCAGCCCGTCGTTCAGCGCCCCGGAGGCCCGTTCATGA
- a CDS encoding methylmalonyl-CoA mutase subunit beta, with amino-acid sequence MTVLPDDGLPLAAEFPDASHEQWRNLVRDVLRKSGGGISATSAEDVLSTELEDGLRTRPLYTESDAAPDPGLPGSAPFVRGGRAQGNTVGGWDVRQQHTVADSDSVLTDLENGVTSLWLIVGDTGIPVPALEGVLKGVHLDLAPLVLDAGRDVPAAAEELLRLYEERGIAGTVARGNLGADPLGHEARTGEALDFSPLLGLARQCAARYPGLRAFTVDALPHHEAGGSAAQELGCSLATGVAYLRELTAAGLDVEEACGQLEFRYAATADQFLTVAKLRAARRLWSRVAEACGAARAGAQLQHAVTSPVMMTRRDPWVNMLRTTVATLAAGVGGADSVTVMPFDSALGMPDAFARRIARNTSTILIEESHLSRVIDPAGGSWYVERLTDDLAQAAWAFFQEIERAGGQETALRSGLIGKTLAATWSVRSAKLSTRHEPVTGVSEFPLPTEKPVVRQPFPKPPSGGLPRVRRDEAFEALRARSDAYLAATGARPRVFLAALGPAAALTARLAFASNLFQAGGIEPVVDGTFEESGARAACLCPSDALYAEQAESVAGQLRTAGAEHVFLASRPGHHAGVDTYVFGGCDAVAVLSAALDRMGVS; translated from the coding sequence ATGACCGTTCTGCCTGACGACGGGCTCCCGCTCGCCGCCGAGTTCCCCGACGCCTCACATGAGCAGTGGCGCAACCTCGTACGAGATGTCCTGCGCAAGTCAGGTGGAGGTATCTCCGCGACCTCAGCGGAGGACGTCCTGTCCACCGAGCTGGAGGACGGGCTGCGCACCCGGCCCCTCTACACCGAGAGCGACGCCGCGCCCGACCCGGGCCTTCCCGGCAGTGCGCCCTTCGTTCGCGGCGGGCGGGCGCAGGGGAACACGGTCGGCGGCTGGGACGTGCGCCAACAGCACACGGTGGCCGACAGCGACTCGGTCCTGACCGACCTGGAGAACGGGGTCACCTCCCTCTGGCTGATCGTGGGCGACACCGGCATCCCGGTACCCGCGCTCGAAGGGGTACTGAAGGGCGTCCATCTCGACCTGGCACCGCTCGTCCTCGACGCCGGACGCGACGTACCGGCTGCCGCGGAGGAGTTGCTGCGGCTGTACGAGGAGCGAGGCATCGCCGGGACAGTCGCGCGTGGCAATCTGGGAGCCGATCCGCTGGGCCACGAGGCGCGTACGGGCGAGGCGCTGGATTTCTCACCACTGCTCGGCCTCGCGCGGCAGTGCGCCGCGCGGTACCCGGGGCTGCGGGCGTTCACCGTCGACGCGCTACCCCACCACGAGGCAGGCGGGTCCGCGGCGCAGGAGCTGGGTTGCTCCCTGGCGACGGGGGTCGCCTACCTGCGCGAGCTGACGGCGGCGGGCCTTGATGTCGAGGAAGCCTGCGGGCAGTTGGAGTTCCGCTACGCGGCGACGGCCGATCAGTTCCTGACCGTGGCCAAACTGCGAGCGGCGCGACGGCTGTGGTCGCGGGTTGCCGAGGCCTGCGGGGCGGCCCGGGCGGGTGCACAGCTCCAGCACGCGGTGACCTCGCCGGTGATGATGACGCGCCGGGACCCGTGGGTGAACATGCTCCGCACCACCGTCGCGACACTGGCGGCCGGGGTGGGTGGAGCCGACTCCGTCACCGTGATGCCCTTCGACAGTGCGCTCGGGATGCCGGACGCGTTCGCGCGCCGCATCGCCCGCAACACCTCCACCATTCTCATCGAGGAGTCCCACCTGTCCCGAGTGATCGATCCCGCAGGCGGCTCGTGGTACGTGGAGCGGCTGACCGACGATCTCGCGCAGGCGGCCTGGGCGTTCTTTCAGGAAATCGAGCGAGCAGGCGGCCAGGAGACGGCCCTACGTTCCGGGCTGATCGGCAAGACGCTCGCCGCGACCTGGTCCGTACGCAGCGCGAAACTGTCCACACGGCATGAACCGGTGACGGGTGTCAGTGAGTTCCCGCTGCCGACGGAGAAACCGGTCGTACGCCAGCCGTTCCCGAAACCACCGTCCGGAGGGCTTCCCCGGGTGCGTCGCGACGAGGCGTTCGAGGCGCTCCGCGCCCGCTCCGACGCCTACCTCGCCGCCACCGGTGCCCGGCCACGCGTCTTCCTGGCCGCGCTGGGCCCGGCAGCCGCGCTCACCGCGCGACTGGCCTTCGCCTCGAACCTGTTCCAGGCCGGCGGCATCGAACCCGTCGTCGACGGCACCTTCGAGGAAAGCGGAGCCCGGGCGGCGTGCCTCTGCCCCAGCGACGCGCTCTACGCGGAGCAGGCCGAGTCCGTCGCCGGGCAGCTGCGGACCGCGGGCGCCGAGCACGTGTTCCTCGCGAGCCGCCCGGGGCACCACGCCGGTGTCGATACGTACGTCTTCGGGGGATGCGACGCCGTCGCGGTGCTCTCCGCCGCCCTCGACCGCATGGGAGTGTCCTGA
- a CDS encoding CaiB/BaiF CoA transferase family protein, which translates to MTGSLAGLLVVDLTRALAGPQAAMMLGDLGARVIKVESPAGDDTRSWGPPFVQADDGTEESTYFLSCNRNKESITLNLKRDEDAQVLARLIEQADVLLENYKPGALQRLGFGTARLMELNPRLVVLSISGFGHDGPEAGRAGYDQIAQGEGGLMSLTGPDPAHPQRVGVPIADLLAGMNGAFGVLAALRERDRTGRGQIVRTSLLASVVAAHAFQGTRWTVAGEVGRAQGNQHPTIAPYGLFRCAGGSVQIACGNDAMWRRLCVAFDLAADDPRYVRNADRLANRESLTALLENAFVEHGPDELLDQLADIDIPAGRVRTLDEVYEWEQTRSQGLLVDVEHQSLGKISLPGSALRTYTVEADGVETETTRVSHRPPPVLDADAQAVRDWLDTAAGAPSA; encoded by the coding sequence ATGACCGGATCACTTGCCGGACTGCTCGTCGTCGACCTGACCCGCGCGCTCGCCGGGCCCCAGGCGGCCATGATGCTCGGTGACCTCGGCGCCCGTGTGATCAAGGTTGAGAGTCCCGCGGGGGACGACACCCGTTCCTGGGGGCCGCCGTTCGTCCAGGCGGACGACGGCACCGAGGAGTCGACGTACTTTCTGTCGTGCAACAGGAACAAGGAATCGATCACGCTCAATCTGAAGCGGGACGAGGACGCACAGGTGCTCGCCCGGCTCATCGAGCAGGCAGACGTCCTGCTCGAGAACTACAAGCCGGGCGCGCTGCAGCGGCTCGGCTTCGGGACCGCGCGGCTGATGGAGCTCAATCCCCGTCTGGTGGTGCTGTCGATCAGCGGATTCGGCCACGACGGACCCGAAGCCGGCCGTGCCGGGTATGACCAGATCGCGCAGGGCGAGGGTGGTCTGATGTCCCTCACCGGACCGGATCCCGCTCACCCCCAGCGCGTCGGCGTACCGATCGCCGACCTGCTCGCTGGTATGAACGGCGCCTTCGGCGTGCTCGCCGCCCTGCGCGAACGCGACCGCACCGGCCGGGGACAGATCGTGCGCACGTCGCTGCTGGCCTCCGTCGTCGCTGCCCATGCCTTCCAGGGGACCCGCTGGACCGTGGCCGGCGAGGTCGGCCGGGCGCAGGGGAACCAGCACCCGACGATCGCTCCGTACGGACTGTTCCGCTGTGCTGGCGGAAGCGTGCAGATCGCCTGCGGGAACGACGCCATGTGGCGGCGCCTCTGCGTGGCCTTCGACCTTGCGGCGGACGACCCGCGCTACGTGAGGAACGCCGACCGCCTGGCGAACCGGGAGAGTCTCACCGCACTTCTCGAGAACGCGTTCGTGGAGCACGGGCCGGACGAACTCCTGGACCAGCTTGCCGACATCGACATTCCGGCCGGCCGGGTCCGCACCCTGGACGAGGTCTACGAGTGGGAACAGACCCGCTCCCAGGGACTTCTCGTCGACGTCGAGCACCAGAGTCTGGGGAAGATCTCGCTACCGGGATCAGCCCTGCGGACGTACACCGTTGAAGCCGATGGCGTCGAGACGGAGACGACCCGCGTCAGTCACCGTCCCCCACCCGTCCTCGACGCCGATGCCCAGGCCGTCCGGGATTGGCTGGACACCGCGGCAGGCGCTCCCTCGGCCTGA
- a CDS encoding DUF3500 domain-containing protein, translated as MTATPHQHPDAELPEAHRPRTGGSFDATAVTFAAMGLFDGLSADQREQALLPWTNPDRTHWNFLPESGRPGVPLGDLDRRQEVLAHRLIAESMSTAAYARVVQVMSNEHVLRELNQSLFGHVAATLRDARGYFLVFFGQPQPDTTWGWRLVGHHLSINITVVDGDLVNATPFLLGAEPARFGPFRILGEEEDAAFVLLDSLTASQQQRTIIHSRPPADFVTRTVATVGEVEYPAYHGVGRRDAMITDEDRKALAYFRAHPRGFRAGDLSPAQRKDFDELLALFVERARPGLVGFEMDRIAAAGGVEDLHFAWAGGTSIEQPHYFRIQGPVTLVEFDNAEDNANHVHSVWRDPSNDFGADLLIQHLLDHDHTGGREDAGD; from the coding sequence ATGACGGCAACGCCACATCAGCATCCTGACGCTGAGCTTCCGGAGGCACACCGGCCGCGGACGGGTGGCTCGTTCGACGCGACGGCGGTCACCTTCGCGGCGATGGGGCTCTTCGACGGACTGAGTGCGGACCAGCGTGAGCAGGCGCTGCTGCCCTGGACGAACCCCGACCGGACGCACTGGAACTTCCTGCCGGAGTCCGGCCGCCCGGGCGTGCCGCTCGGAGACCTGGACCGGAGACAGGAGGTGTTGGCGCACCGGCTGATCGCCGAGTCGATGTCGACCGCGGCGTACGCTCGTGTGGTCCAGGTGATGTCCAACGAGCACGTGCTCCGCGAACTGAACCAGTCCCTCTTCGGGCACGTCGCAGCCACGCTCCGCGACGCGCGCGGCTACTTCCTCGTCTTCTTCGGCCAGCCGCAGCCGGACACCACCTGGGGCTGGCGCCTGGTGGGCCACCATCTGTCGATCAACATCACCGTGGTCGACGGCGACCTGGTCAACGCCACCCCGTTCCTGCTCGGTGCCGAACCTGCCCGCTTCGGCCCCTTCCGGATCCTCGGCGAGGAGGAGGACGCGGCCTTCGTCCTTCTGGACAGCCTCACCGCCTCCCAGCAGCAGCGGACCATCATCCATTCCAGGCCGCCGGCGGACTTCGTCACCCGGACCGTGGCGACCGTCGGCGAGGTCGAGTACCCCGCCTACCACGGGGTCGGCCGCCGTGACGCAATGATCACCGACGAGGACCGCAAGGCCCTGGCCTACTTCCGGGCCCATCCCCGGGGCTTCCGGGCCGGTGACCTCTCACCGGCCCAGCGCAAGGACTTCGACGAGCTGCTGGCCCTGTTCGTGGAGCGTGCCCGGCCGGGCCTCGTGGGCTTCGAGATGGACCGGATCGCGGCTGCCGGGGGAGTGGAGGATCTGCACTTCGCCTGGGCAGGCGGCACATCGATCGAGCAGCCGCACTACTTCCGCATCCAAGGTCCGGTCACGCTCGTGGAATTCGACAACGCCGAGGACAACGCCAACCACGTGCACAGCGTCTGGCGTGACCCCTCCAACGACTTCGGTGCCGATCTCCTGATCCAGCACCTCCTCGATCATGACCACACCGGGGGGCGCGAAGACGCCGGCGACTGA
- a CDS encoding fumarylacetoacetate hydrolase family protein: MRIVGIRRPRADYGVEVAALADDGGVTVIAPLADFWADPAGHLSRPPAGPTLDAAAVEQVPPVLPDARVFCIGLNYSEHAAEGSFRDQELPPYPTLFARWTQSLTVDGAEVPVPSNEEGLDWEGEVVAWVGAPLVDAAPEEALASVIGYSAFNDLTSRKAQKLTSQWILGKNGDRSGPIGPMVPAAEVGDLSQGLRLQTRVNGVTVQDARTDQMIYTVGDTLSLISHTLSLRPGDILATGTPSGVGYARKPPQLLQPGDTVEVEVERLGRVRNTVVDNRHRSAGDSSLRRPSFGGVENQLTSRR; encoded by the coding sequence ATGAGGATCGTGGGCATCAGGCGACCGCGTGCCGACTACGGGGTGGAGGTCGCGGCCCTGGCCGACGACGGCGGGGTCACCGTCATCGCCCCACTGGCGGATTTCTGGGCCGACCCGGCGGGACATCTCTCCCGGCCGCCCGCGGGTCCGACACTCGACGCCGCGGCGGTCGAGCAGGTGCCGCCGGTGCTTCCCGACGCACGCGTGTTCTGCATCGGACTCAACTATTCGGAGCACGCCGCGGAAGGGTCCTTCCGCGACCAGGAGCTGCCCCCCTATCCCACCCTGTTCGCCCGGTGGACTCAGTCACTCACCGTTGACGGTGCGGAGGTTCCCGTGCCCTCCAACGAGGAGGGCCTGGACTGGGAGGGCGAGGTCGTCGCCTGGGTGGGGGCACCGCTCGTCGACGCGGCACCCGAGGAGGCCCTGGCGTCCGTCATCGGGTACTCCGCCTTCAACGACCTGACCTCGCGCAAAGCGCAGAAGCTGACGTCCCAGTGGATTCTGGGCAAGAACGGAGACCGGTCCGGGCCCATCGGCCCGATGGTCCCCGCTGCCGAGGTCGGGGACCTCAGCCAGGGCCTCAGGCTGCAGACGCGCGTCAACGGCGTGACGGTGCAGGACGCTCGCACCGATCAGATGATCTACACGGTCGGAGACACGCTGTCCCTGATCTCGCACACCCTGTCCCTGCGCCCGGGCGACATCCTCGCGACCGGTACGCCGTCGGGTGTCGGCTACGCCCGTAAGCCCCCTCAGCTCCTGCAGCCGGGAGACACAGTCGAGGTCGAGGTGGAACGTCTGGGGAGGGTGCGCAACACCGTCGTGGACAACCGGCATCGATCGGCGGGTGACTCCTCCTTGCGCCGCCCTTCCTTCGGGGGCGTCGAGAACCAGCTCACCTCGAGGCGCTGA
- the mhpA gene encoding bifunctional 3-(3-hydroxy-phenyl)propionate/3-hydroxycinnamic acid hydroxylase MhpA, whose translation MTTRPDPIPAAHLRPVVDCLVVGGGPVGLLTALLLGRAGLQVSVVERWPERYPLPRACTIDHEALRILQSAGLMDDHADLFEASQGERGGYEFRNGEGELLQAIDWNRASESGWANTNGFYQPDLEAALEDLAVATPGVRVHRGWTFQDVIPDDDGVSVRVGRTEDPAETAQVRSRWLIGADGANSAVRSQLGIGTGDSGFQADWLVVDYQPLAEEDWSAFVTQYCDPAQPATAVNSGPGRRRFEFMRRADMTVEELGRDSTAWRLMAPWGVTPKTARLERHAVYTFRGSWAHTWREGNVFLAGDSAHLMPPFLGQGLCSGLRDARALTWRLIMVHQGLATPAVFDTYGPERSGHVREIIDEAVAAGRVICELDVDRAAARDADMRKRSSDPDAITREPPHPRLGEPSLTIPGRDAEGRLAPQGRVRTADREGLFDDVVGGGWQLISRAGDPAARLSDEDAAWFRERGGVVADVSRGSGFQDLDGAYARWFAEHECEVLLARPDFYVFAAGEHEDIPRFVSRLRQALQPAAEAR comes from the coding sequence ATGACGACGCGACCTGATCCCATTCCCGCCGCGCACCTCCGGCCGGTGGTCGACTGCCTCGTCGTCGGCGGTGGTCCCGTGGGGTTGCTCACGGCCCTCCTCCTCGGCCGGGCCGGTCTGCAGGTGTCCGTCGTGGAGCGATGGCCGGAGCGGTATCCACTGCCACGGGCGTGCACCATCGACCACGAGGCACTCCGCATCCTGCAGTCCGCGGGCCTCATGGACGACCACGCCGACTTGTTCGAAGCATCCCAGGGGGAGCGGGGCGGGTACGAGTTCCGCAACGGTGAAGGCGAACTCCTGCAGGCCATCGACTGGAACCGGGCCTCCGAGTCGGGATGGGCGAACACCAACGGTTTCTACCAGCCCGACCTCGAGGCGGCCCTCGAAGACCTGGCGGTCGCGACGCCGGGCGTGCGGGTCCACCGCGGTTGGACCTTCCAGGACGTGATTCCGGACGACGACGGAGTGTCCGTACGGGTGGGCCGCACCGAGGACCCCGCTGAGACCGCGCAGGTCCGGTCGCGGTGGCTCATCGGCGCGGACGGCGCCAATAGTGCGGTGCGCTCCCAGCTCGGCATCGGGACCGGCGACTCGGGGTTTCAGGCGGACTGGCTGGTGGTGGACTACCAGCCGCTCGCCGAGGAGGACTGGAGTGCCTTCGTCACCCAGTACTGCGATCCGGCGCAGCCCGCCACCGCGGTCAACAGCGGCCCGGGGCGACGGCGTTTCGAGTTCATGCGCCGCGCGGACATGACCGTCGAGGAACTGGGCCGGGACAGCACGGCCTGGCGGCTCATGGCGCCCTGGGGTGTCACACCGAAGACCGCCCGCCTGGAACGCCACGCCGTCTATACGTTCCGGGGGAGCTGGGCGCACACCTGGCGCGAGGGGAACGTGTTCCTCGCGGGCGACTCGGCCCATCTGATGCCTCCCTTCCTCGGGCAGGGGCTGTGCTCCGGCCTGAGGGACGCCCGCGCGCTCACCTGGCGGCTGATCATGGTCCACCAGGGGCTGGCGACGCCGGCGGTGTTCGACACGTACGGGCCGGAACGCTCCGGCCATGTGCGGGAGATCATCGACGAGGCGGTGGCCGCCGGTCGCGTCATCTGCGAACTCGACGTCGACCGGGCGGCCGCACGGGACGCCGACATGAGGAAGCGGTCGTCCGATCCGGACGCCATCACGCGGGAGCCTCCGCACCCTCGCCTGGGTGAGCCGTCGCTGACGATCCCGGGCAGGGACGCGGAAGGGCGGCTGGCACCGCAGGGGCGCGTTCGCACCGCTGACCGGGAGGGACTCTTCGACGACGTCGTCGGTGGCGGCTGGCAGCTGATCAGCCGTGCCGGGGACCCTGCCGCGCGCCTGAGCGACGAGGACGCCGCCTGGTTCCGCGAGAGGGGCGGCGTGGTCGCCGACGTCTCGCGCGGAAGTGGCTTCCAGGATCTCGACGGGGCCTACGCGCGCTGGTTCGCCGAGCACGAGTGCGAGGTGCTTCTCGCCCGACCGGACTTCTACGTCTTCGCGGCCGGCGAGCACGAGGACATCCCACGCTTCGTCTCACGTCTGCGTCAAGCGCTCCAGCCTGCGGCGGAAGCGAGGTAA
- a CDS encoding flavin reductase family protein, which translates to MRDIEPVQAAHQLRQAFGCFPSGVTALCAYRDGEPVGFAASSFTSVSMDPPLVSVCIQHTSTTWPKLRERPRLGLSVLAEGQDEICARLASKSGDRFAGVDWFASDDGSVFLEGATLWLDCTIQEEVPCGDHDIVLLGIQGLSAVLDTSPLVFHGSRFRRLASI; encoded by the coding sequence GTGAGAGATATCGAGCCGGTGCAGGCCGCCCACCAGCTGCGGCAAGCCTTCGGATGTTTCCCCTCCGGAGTCACCGCCCTGTGCGCCTACCGCGACGGCGAGCCCGTGGGATTCGCCGCGAGCTCATTCACCTCCGTGTCGATGGACCCGCCGTTGGTGTCGGTGTGCATACAACACACCTCCACGACCTGGCCCAAGCTGCGGGAGCGTCCCAGGCTGGGGCTGAGCGTGCTGGCCGAGGGCCAGGACGAGATCTGCGCCCGGCTGGCGAGCAAGAGCGGCGACCGGTTCGCCGGCGTGGACTGGTTCGCCTCGGACGACGGCAGCGTTTTCCTGGAGGGCGCCACGCTGTGGCTGGACTGCACGATCCAGGAAGAGGTGCCGTGTGGGGACCACGACATCGTGCTGCTCGGCATCCAGGGTCTCAGCGCGGTCCTCGACACCTCCCCTCTTGTGTTCCACGGCAGCCGTTTCCGGCGTCTGGCCAGCATCTGA
- a CDS encoding MFS transporter, with amino-acid sequence MTMDKSATLIRAGEDPSDRSREATGWRTAIASALGLTVGPSVLTVMSFGAFIAPLHREFGWGVSDIGLAASFLSITVMIISPLQGYLVDRYGGRRVILCSSPVFGLSLMGMYFLPDNLSVFYLAWALIPVCGLGLWPVAYLRLTAGWFERKLGFALGIANSGIGVGTVIVPILTAWLIGAFGWRAAFLGLGAVALIAFPIAFFLITEPSPRKTDVSRSGDTLKVSARRRPFWLILGAFLLLGLVGSSITVYQIPLLLDAGVPEHIANLVPVALGLALIVARVVTGWLLDRFKASVVMAFNLTGGLISVLLFAAGPNVVTGLIAAALAGLLIGAEFDVLSYLVPRHFGRMAYGKIYGIAFSAFQIGGAIASSAVSASRESSGSYTPAMLTLAVVCVVCAGMFMCLGPYRYDAAHK; translated from the coding sequence ATGACCATGGACAAGTCAGCAACGCTCATCCGGGCAGGCGAAGACCCGTCCGACAGGAGCAGGGAAGCGACGGGGTGGCGTACGGCCATAGCGTCCGCGCTCGGGCTCACTGTCGGCCCCAGCGTTCTCACGGTCATGTCGTTCGGGGCGTTCATCGCCCCGCTCCACCGGGAGTTCGGCTGGGGCGTCTCCGACATCGGCCTGGCTGCTTCCTTCCTCAGCATCACGGTCATGATCATTTCGCCCCTGCAGGGTTACCTGGTCGACCGGTACGGGGGCCGCCGAGTCATCCTGTGCAGTTCTCCGGTCTTCGGGCTCTCCCTCATGGGGATGTACTTCCTGCCCGACAACCTATCCGTGTTCTACCTGGCCTGGGCCCTCATCCCGGTCTGCGGCCTGGGCCTCTGGCCGGTCGCCTACCTCCGTCTCACAGCGGGCTGGTTCGAGCGAAAGCTCGGGTTCGCACTGGGGATCGCCAACTCCGGCATCGGAGTCGGCACGGTGATCGTTCCCATCCTCACGGCATGGCTGATCGGGGCGTTCGGCTGGCGAGCGGCTTTCCTCGGGCTGGGGGCGGTTGCGCTCATCGCCTTCCCGATCGCGTTCTTCCTCATCACGGAACCGAGCCCACGTAAGACAGATGTCAGTAGGAGTGGCGACACGCTCAAGGTCTCAGCGCGGAGGAGGCCGTTCTGGCTCATCCTGGGGGCGTTCCTCCTGCTCGGGCTGGTCGGTTCCTCTATAACGGTCTATCAGATTCCTCTGTTGCTCGATGCCGGCGTCCCGGAACACATCGCCAACCTGGTGCCGGTGGCGCTCGGGCTCGCACTCATCGTGGCCAGGGTCGTGACCGGGTGGCTGCTCGACCGCTTCAAGGCGTCGGTGGTCATGGCCTTCAACCTCACCGGCGGTCTCATATCGGTGCTGCTGTTCGCGGCGGGACCGAACGTGGTGACGGGGCTTATCGCCGCGGCGCTGGCCGGTCTGTTGATCGGCGCCGAGTTCGACGTCCTCAGCTATCTCGTGCCCCGGCACTTCGGACGTATGGCCTACGGCAAGATCTACGGCATCGCGTTCTCGGCGTTCCAGATCGGCGGGGCGATCGCCTCGTCCGCGGTGAGCGCGAGCCGGGAGAGCTCAGGCTCCTACACTCCGGCGATGCTCACGCTGGCCGTCGTGTGCGTGGTCTGCGCAGGCATGTTCATGTGCCTCGGCCCCTATCGGTACGACGCGGCTCACAAGTGA
- a CDS encoding quinone oxidoreductase family protein encodes MPPRTPGTTLVAVVAAPLNPLDLVIASGTFHSARHEAPYVPGSECVGVVLDSDRYVPGSWVYGVCDASPDTPGSFATQALIADEDLLLLPEGLDPVLAAAVGNSGTAAYMPLVEDAGLRPGETVLVLGATGSVGQLAVQVAHRSGASRVVGVARDHAALGRLLQLGADAVVDLRADESVDEFATRLREVAGPVDVVLDGVYGVPFEAALRVCAPRARVVNIGNPAGATAQVPAGLLRGKQLTLSGFAGLHTPLSKKQPALTWLWSALALDELKIDVRTVALEELPTAWRAQAASPHHKCVVLPQDAHGYEVRRPAPTNPNGRPAPFDHVPIAPADRTEAGGRGA; translated from the coding sequence TTGCCGCCGCGTACGCCCGGCACCACGCTCGTGGCCGTGGTCGCGGCGCCGCTGAATCCGCTGGACCTGGTGATCGCCTCCGGAACGTTCCACTCGGCTCGCCATGAGGCCCCGTACGTCCCGGGCAGTGAGTGCGTGGGCGTCGTGCTCGACTCGGACCGCTATGTGCCGGGCTCCTGGGTCTACGGTGTGTGCGACGCGTCGCCGGACACCCCGGGTTCCTTCGCCACGCAGGCACTCATCGCCGACGAGGACCTGCTGCTGCTGCCCGAAGGCCTTGATCCCGTGCTCGCGGCGGCGGTCGGCAACTCCGGCACCGCCGCGTACATGCCGCTCGTCGAGGACGCCGGTCTGCGCCCCGGCGAGACCGTACTCGTTCTGGGCGCCACCGGCTCCGTCGGGCAACTGGCGGTCCAGGTGGCACACCGCAGCGGAGCGAGCCGGGTGGTCGGCGTCGCCCGCGACCACGCGGCGCTCGGGCGCCTTCTCCAGCTCGGCGCCGACGCTGTTGTCGATCTGCGTGCCGACGAGAGCGTGGACGAATTCGCGACCAGGCTGCGAGAGGTGGCCGGACCGGTGGACGTCGTCCTGGACGGCGTCTACGGCGTGCCGTTCGAGGCGGCGCTCCGGGTGTGCGCACCACGAGCCAGGGTGGTCAACATCGGCAACCCGGCCGGTGCGACCGCACAGGTGCCGGCCGGGCTGCTGCGCGGCAAGCAGCTCACGCTGTCCGGCTTCGCGGGCCTGCACACCCCGTTGTCCAAGAAGCAGCCGGCGCTCACCTGGCTCTGGAGTGCCCTCGCGCTCGACGAGCTGAAGATCGACGTGCGTACCGTCGCGCTGGAGGAACTGCCGACGGCGTGGCGGGCACAGGCGGCTTCGCCGCACCACAAGTGCGTCGTCTTGCCCCAGGACGCCCACGGCTACGAGGTGAGGCGGCCTGCCCCCACCAACCCGAACGGCCGACCCGCTCCGTTCGACCACGTGCCGATCGCCCCCGCGGACCGCACCGAGGCAGGAGGGCGGGGCGCATGA